In Emys orbicularis isolate rEmyOrb1 chromosome 12, rEmyOrb1.hap1, whole genome shotgun sequence, one genomic interval encodes:
- the LOC135886197 gene encoding olfactory receptor 6B1-like, with product MAGNIFIIALVVADQHLHTPMYFFLGNLSCLETCYSSTILPRILTSLLTGDRTISFSRCFMQFYLFACLAGTECYLLSVMSYDWYLAICKPLHYAALMNGRFCPQLAAGSWISGFVTNSVTIFFMSQLTFCGPNEIDHFFCDFTPIIRLSCSDSHLMQLVAFILASIYTLPPFILTLMSYVCIMITLLRIHSSIERQKAFSTCSSHLIVVTSFYGTLIIVYMLPDATMLRDLHKLFSVFYTVLTPLANPLIYSLRNREVKEALRKALRNCLASQESRNSKQFL from the coding sequence atggctgggaacatCTTCATCATTGCTCttgttgtggctgatcagcaccttcacacccccatgtacttcttcctggggaacttgtcctgcttggagacctgctacagctccaccatcctgcccaggattctgaccagtctcctgactggggacagaaccatttcaTTTAGCAGGTGTTTCatgcaattttatttatttgcttgccTGGCCGGTACCGAGTGTTATCTCCTCTCTGTGATGTCTTATGATTGGTATTTAGCTATATGTAAGCCACTGCATTATGCTGCCCTTATGAATGGCAGGTTCTGCCCCCAGCTAGCAGCTGGATCATGGATAAGTGGATTTGTGACTAACTCCGTAACAATATTTTTCATGTCACAATTAACATTTTGTGGTCCCAATGAAATTGACCACTTCTTTTGTGATTTCACTCCTATCATAAGACTCTCCTGCAGTGACTCTCATTTAATGCAACTTGTGGCTTTCATTCTGGCTTCCATATATACACTGCCTCCTTTTATATTAACTCTGATGTCCTATGTTTGTATCATGATAACCCTCCTGAGGATCCATTCCAGCATAGAGAGGCAGAAGGCCTTTTCCActtgctcctctcacctcattgtggtgacaaGTTTCTATGGAACCCTGATCATTGTCTACATGCTGCCAGATGCCACCATGCTGAGAGACCTACACAAACTGTTCTCTGTTTtctacacagtcctgactcccctggccaatcccctcatctacagtctgagaaacagagaggtcaaggaggcCCTGAGAAAAGCCCTCAGGAATTGTTTGGCCTCACAAGAATCCAGAAATTCCAAGCAATTTTTGTAA
- the LOC135887167 gene encoding olfactory receptor 5AP2-like encodes MNLMERKQGNETSITEFILLGFGNVPQLQIFLFLLFLVIYIVTMTGNILIFALVVAYQQLHTPMYFFLGNLSCLETCYSSTILPKMLTSLLTGDRTISVSECITQLYFFGSLLTTECSLLSVMAYDRYLAILKPLHYAVLLNDRFCLQLVAWSWISGFMSVAIIIFMMSQLTFCGPSEVDHFFCDFSPIIKLSCSDTHMLEVTAFIHSSIFTLPPFLLTVASYVCIISTILRIPSTTGRQKAFSTCSSHLIVVTIFYGTLVIVYLLSGSEALRDLNKVLSVVYGALTPLVNPLIYSLKNKEVKEALRKAVLKFFVFYKNTDISR; translated from the coding sequence atGAATCTTATGGAAAGGAAACAGGGAAATGAAACTTCCATCACAGAATTTATCCTCCTTGGATTCGGGAATGTCCCTCAGCTGCAGatctttctcttcctgctgtttctagtgATCTATATTGTGACCATGACCGGGAATATCCTCATCTTTGCACTAGTTGTGGCTTATCAGcaacttcacacccccatgtacttcttccttgggaacttgtcctgcttggagacctgctacagctccaccatcctgcccaagATGCTgaccagtctcctgactggggacagaaccatttctgttaGTGAGTGCATCACACAGTTATATTTCTTTGGTTCTCTGTTAACCACTGAATGTTCTCTTTTATCTGTGATGGCCTATGATCGGTATTTGGCAATATTGAAACCGCTACATTATGCGGTCCTTTTGAATGACAGGTTCTGCCTCCAGCTAGTGGCCTGGTCTTGGATCAGTGGATTTATGTCTGTTGCCATCATAATATTTATGATGTCACAATTAACATTCTGTGGCCCCAGTGAAGTTGatcatttcttttgtgattttagcCCAATAATAAAACTGTCCTGCAGTGACACTCACATGCTGGAAGTTACTGCTTTCATACATTCCTCCATATTCACATTGCCTCCATTTCTATTAACAGTGGCATCCTATGTTtgtatcatctccaccatcctgagaatcccttccaccaccgggaggCAAAAAGCCTTTTCCACTTGCTCCTCCCATCTCATCGTGGTGACAATATTCTATGGGACGCTAGTCATTGTGTATCTGCTATCAGGCTCTGAGGCATTGAGGGACCTGAACAAAGTGCTCTCTGTTGTCTATGGAGCCCTAACCCCATTGGTCAACCCCCTCATAtacagcctgaaaaacaaggaggttAAGGAAGCCTTGAGGAAAGCTGTCCTTAAATTTTTTGTCTTTTACAAGAACACAGATATTTCAAGATAA